A DNA window from Chloroflexota bacterium contains the following coding sequences:
- a CDS encoding ABC transporter permease has translation MPAAAPRRRLIQWRRLSPRIWIGLGVVGMMIFLAVTADFLTPYDPNYQDYTALRQAPSADHPFGTDQVGRDVYSRVIYGTRISLLVGVIAVGIGMTAGVLVGLVAGLYRGWIDEVLMRVMDAIHAFPALVLALAITAALGTGIVNIMIAIGIVYMPSYARLVRGQVLSVRERDFVIAAQLLGASIPRLMFLHIWPNVTAPIIVQASLNVSTAILTEASLSFLGLGVRPPTPSWGSSLQGGYQYLSTAPWLSIYPGLAIFIAVLAFNLFGDGLRQLLDPRLRGRGQA, from the coding sequence CATCTGGATCGGGCTGGGCGTCGTCGGGATGATGATCTTCCTGGCCGTCACCGCGGACTTCCTGACGCCCTACGATCCCAACTACCAGGACTACACGGCGCTCCGGCAGGCCCCGAGCGCCGACCATCCGTTCGGCACCGATCAGGTCGGGCGGGACGTCTACTCGCGCGTGATCTACGGGACGCGCATCTCGCTGCTGGTCGGCGTGATCGCCGTCGGGATCGGGATGACCGCCGGCGTACTGGTCGGGCTGGTGGCCGGCCTCTACCGGGGCTGGATCGACGAGGTCCTGATGCGGGTGATGGACGCCATCCACGCCTTCCCGGCCCTGGTGCTGGCCCTGGCCATTACGGCGGCCCTTGGGACGGGCATCGTCAACATCATGATCGCCATCGGCATCGTCTACATGCCGTCCTACGCGCGGCTGGTACGGGGGCAGGTGCTCTCGGTCCGCGAGCGCGACTTCGTGATCGCAGCCCAACTCCTCGGCGCGAGCATCCCCCGGCTGATGTTCCTGCACATCTGGCCGAACGTGACCGCGCCGATCATCGTGCAGGCCTCGCTGAACGTGAGCACGGCGATCCTCACCGAGGCCTCGCTGAGCTTCCTGGGGCTGGGCGTCCGCCCGCCGACGCCCAGCTGGGGATCGAGCCTGCAGGGCGGCTACCAGTACCTGAGCACGGCCCCGTGGCTCTCGATCTACCCCGGCCTCGCGATCTTCATCGCCGTGCTGGCCTTCAACCTGTTCGGCGACGGGCTGCGGCAGTTGCTGGACCCGCGCCTGCGCG